The sequence below is a genomic window from Clostridium putrefaciens.
ATAGGGGTTATTGGACTGCCAGGGGATAGGGCTGATGAATGTATACTTGAACTTGGAAAGTTTTCAGCAGAAAACTTCCATCATATATATATAAAGGAAGATAAAGATAAACGAGGAAGAAAAAAAGGAGAGGTTGCAAAGATACTTTATAAGGGAGCTGTTTCTTCTAGCAAAAGCAATAAAGATATAGAAATAATATTAGAAGAAGAAAAGGCACTTCAAAAGGCTATGGATAATGCAAATAGTGGAGATTTAATTATGGCTTTCTTTGAAGATTATATATGTCTTAGAGATTTAATTAAAAAGAATCAAATTTTAACAGAAGAAAAACCAGATAAAAATGAAAAAATAATATAAAAAATTATTTTAAGTATATATTATATTAATATAAGCCACTTTATTAACTTATAAAGAGGCTTATATTAATATTTATTTTTAAATTCTTCATCCAGGGCAATTGCATTTAAAAACTTGAGTTAAATCCCTTTACATAGTAGAATTTATTTAATAATATTACTAATGTAAAGGGGATTTTTATAATTATGTATCACGAACTTTCAAATTCTTTTATAAGCATTTCAGACCCAAGAGATAATAATTCAAAACATAAGCTTATTGATATACTAACAATAGCAACTTGTGCAATAATATGCGGAGCCGATACATGGACAGATATAGCTCAATATGGCACATCAAAACAAGAGTGGTTTTCAACATTCTTAGAGCTTAATCATGGGATACCATCCCATGATACTTTTGGAAGAGTATTTTCTATTATTAATCCAAAAGAATTTCAGGAAGCGTTTATTAAGTGGATCAAAGATATTTCTGATAAAGTTACTGGTGACGTAATTGCCATAGATGGCAAGACAGTTAGGCATTCCTTTGATACAAGTAACAATAAATCAGCTATTCATATGGTAAGTGCATGGTCAAATCAGTTAGGTTTAGTTTTAGGTCAGATAAAGGTTAATGATAAATCAAATGAAATAACAGCAATTCCAGAATTATTAGATAAGATAGATATAAATAAATCTATAGTAACAATTGATGCTATGGGTACTCAAAAAAATATAGCTAAAAAAATAATCAAAAAGGGCGGAGATTATGTTTTAGCTTTAAAAGGTAATCATAAAAACTTTTCCAACGATATAAAATACTTTTTTGAAGAAGAATCTAAGAATAAATTTGCTGATGTTGAATATAGTTTTTTCAAGACTACTAACAAAGATCATGGCAGAATTGAAACACGTAAACATTACTTAATTAACGATTTAAACTGGCTTTCACAGAAGTCAGAGTGGAAAAACCTAAATAGTATAATTATGGTTGAATCTGAAAGAACCATAGGCGATAAAACATCTAAAGAAAGAAGGTATTATATTTCGAGCTTAACAGAAAATGTTGAAAAGGTTGCTGATGCCATTAGAAAACATTGGGGAATAGAGAATAGCTTACATTGGATTTTAGATATTGCTTTTAGAGAAGATGATAGCAGAATAAGAATTGAAAATGCAGCTGAAAACTTTGCCATCTTAAGGCATATAGCTTTAAACTTATTAAAAAATGAAAAATCAGTAAAGATTGGTGTAAAAGCTAAAAGACTCAAATCCGGTTGGGATAATGATTATTTAAGAAAGGTTTTAACTTCAATCCAATAGAAACATCGTTTTCATAAAGTTATTACAGTTCTAATATCTTAAGTAAACGTTATATTAAACTTCTATATTTTCAAGTGCAACAATATCCTTATACTACCAAAATATGATTAAACTTTAGCTCATTACAATATAAGGATGCAATTGCCCTGATTCTTCATCTTTTACATCTTTACAATAGAAGCTAATAAATTATAATATAGGTATATATATATTGATATTATAATAAATTAGTAATCTAACTATTAAATTTTTTTGGAGGGACAGCATGGAGATTAAAGCTCATGGAAAAATAAATATTGCCCTAGATGTAATAGGTAAAAGAGAAGATGGGTATCACATATTAAAAATGATAATGCAATCTATTGATATTTATGATGTAATAAATATAGAAGTTATAGAAAAGGGTATAGAGATAAGGTGTAATAAAAGCTATGTACCTGTAGATAGTAGAAATATAGCATATAGAGCTGCAGACAGATTCATAAAAAGATATAACGTAAGAAAAGGTGTAGCTATAGATATAAATAAAAATATACCTGTATCAGCAGGACTCGCAGGGGGAAGCACTAATGCTGCTGCAGTATTAAATTTGATGAATAAATTATTTGAAGTTAATGCACCTTTAAAAGAATTAAAAGAAATTGCTTTAAGCTTAGGAGCGGATGTACCCTATTGTCTAACGGGAGGCACTGCGCTATGTGAGGGCATAGGAGAAAAAATAACAAAACTTCCATCTTTTAAAAATAATATTTTAGTCTTAGTTAAACCTTCGTTTGGTGTATCTACGAGAGAAGTGTATACAAGCCTTAAGGTAGATAAAATTTATAAGCATCCAAATATAGATGCTATAATTGATTCTATGAAGAAAGGTGATCTAAAATCTGTATGTTGGAACATGAAAAATGTTTTAGAAAATGTAACGTTAAAAAAACACAGAATTATTGGAGAAATAAAGACATCTATGATTGAAATGGATGCAGTAGGTTCTTTAATGAGTGGTAGTGGTCCAACAGTATTTGGATTTTTTGAAGATATGTTAAAAGCACAAAGATGTTATGATTATATGAAAAGTAAATATCCTGAGACCTATATAACTAGAACTATATAAATAAAAAATACTGATCAAATTAATAAAAGGTATTAATTTAATATGGAGGGTGGCCTCTTAAGTAGGAATAGTAAGGTGATAGCCTGAAAATACTTAAGGGGTCATTTTATATTACCTAAAAATAAAAGTGAATGTATACTTTAGCATTTAAGGATAATACTAATAGGGTAATAAAAGTGTTTTAATTAGTATTTCAATATAAAAAAGAAATAAAATGAGGTGGTTATGGGTGGAACATGTCTTTGATTTGTATTTCATGATTTTAACAGTTATATCTTCTTTATATGTTTTATATTGGGATAAGGAGTATTTTCTTAAAAAGGATGATGAAAAGTTATATAAAAAGTACAAATTTATACCTTTATTTATGATAGTTATTTCAATTGGATTATTTACAACTTTTAAAATAATAAAATTTAATTAAAGGCGGTAGTTTTATTGAGAAGAATTTTAAAAGGGAACGTAAACAAAGATTTGAATAAAAATATTACATATATAAAAGATATATTACAAAATAATTCTGACGTAGTTTTCAGGGAGTTTTTATGTGGAGACCTTAAGTGTTGGATTATATATATAGATGGCTTAGCAGATAAACAACTACTAAACGATTATGTTATTGAAAGCTTGATGCTAGAATCTAGTCATATAACTAAAAGTGAAGAGATAAAGGAACGGATTTTAACGGTTTCAGACCTAAAAGAAGAAACTGATATGAATAAATGTATAGATTCTATACTTTCAGGAGATACAGTTTTATTTATTGAGGGATTAAGAGATTGTTACATATTAGCAACTAGGTCATGGCCAAATAGAGGTGTAGGCGAACCTGCCAATGAAACCTCAGTACGTGGATCAAGAGAAGGATTTACTGAAACCATAAGATTTAATACGGCTTTAGTAAGAAGGCGCATTAGAGACAAAGGTCTTAAAACTATACCAAAAAGTATAGGGGTTAGATCTAAAACAGATGTAGTGATAATGTACATAGAGGATATAGTTAACCATGACGCATTAAATGAACTTATGGAAAGGCTGTCAGATATAAATATAGATAGCATTTCAGATAGTGGTCAATTAGAACAACTAATTGAAGATGATCAGTGGAGTTTGTTTCCTCAAATTCAATTAACAGAAAGACCTGATGTAGTTTCTTCTTCATTACTTGAAGGTAGAATTGCTATCTTAATAGATAATTCTCCTTTTGTATTGTTAGTTCCAACGATATTTGCTAATTTTTTTCAATCTCCAGATGATTATTATCAAAGATGGATGTACTCTTCAAGTGTAAGAATTATAAGAATGCTAGCCATACTTATATCTATGCTAGCAACACCGTTGTATGTAGCAATTACGTCTTACCATACATCTATAATTCCTACTAGACTTGCATACTCTATAGCAGCATCAAGAGAAGGAGTTCCATTTCCAGCCTTTATAGAAGCAATAATAATGGAGGTAAGTCTGGCTTTATTGATGGAAGCTATTATAAGGCTACCAAGACCCATAGGAGCCACCATAGGTATAGTAGGGGGACTTGTTATAGGTCAGTCTGCTGTAAGTGCGGGTATAGTTAGCCCAATTATGATAATAATAGTAGCAATAACGGCAATAACAAGCTTCACCACAACTAATTATGAGATATCTTTTGCATTTAGAATTATAAGATTTGCGTTTATTATAATGGCATCCACATTAGGACTTTATGGTATAGCACTTGGATGTATGGTGACTTTAGCACATTTAACTAAGCTAGAGAGTTTTGGAATATCGTATTTGTCTCCTATTGTAAATTTAGATAAAGGTGATATAAAAGACACCATTGTAAAGTACCCTATGAGATACTTTACAAAAAGACCACAGTATATGAAAACAGGAGATAAAGTAAGACAAAATAATAAAGGTAGGATAGGGAGGTAGTCATGGATTCTAATAAAAAAATAAGATCATATGGATTATTCTCCACGCTAGTTTGTACCATAATAGGTGTAGGTATTTTCTCTTATCCGAGAGAATTAGCTGAAAATGTTAATAATGAAGGGTGGCTCATTAGTATCTTATCTGGAGGGGTTTATATGATCATAGCATATATGATCTATAAGATATGTAAGCTTAATGAATTTAAGGAGTTTCAAGAACTTGCTAAAGGGAATATGGGTATAGTCTTTGGTACTTTAATTTTAATATTTTATTCTGCTTATATGCTAATTTTATCCTCCACACAAATGAGGAATTTTGTTGAAGTTATGAAAAAATATATGTTAGAAAGGACCCCTACAGAATTTTTATTACTAGTTACCATAATAACAGGAGCATATATAGTAAGGGGTGGAATAAATAACCTAGTAAGATTTAATGAAATATCATTTTTAATAATGTTTATTCCTGGTATTTTCATATTTTTAATTTTACTAAAGAATAGTGATTTTACTAATATGCTTCCCGTATTTCAGCAAAAGCCTTTTGATTATATAAAAGCTTTGTTACAATCTTTGGTTTCTTTTGCTGGAATAGAGATGATGTTTTTATTACTTCCATTAGCACAAAATAAGATCTCTGCAAAAAAGTCAGTTCTTAAAGCAGTGGGATTTACTACAATATTTTATACATTAATAAATATATTTTGCTTAGCCATATTATCTAAAGAACAAACAAAAAGAATATTATGGCCAACTATTACAATGGTTACATCCATAGACTTTCCAGGACTTTTTGTAGAACGGTGGGAAGGTGTTATTATGGCTCTTTGGATACTATTTTATTTTACAACATTTATAAACCTTTATTATTTTAGCTGTTACATTATAAGTGATGTATTTAAATTAAAGGACATAAAATTAAGTGTTTTAATAACTACACCATTAATATATATAATTGCTATATTCCCAGGGAGTGTGTATACCTTAAATACTTTTATTATGAGCATACTTAGAATATTAATATTTATAAGCATGTTATTATTTCCTTTATTGTTTTACATTGTTACAACTATAAAAATAAGAAGAAAGGGGAGAAATAAGTGAGGAAGATAGGTATTTTAGCTATAATTATAATATGTTTATTTACTACAGGATGCTGGGATCAAGTAGAGATAGATAGAAGGATTTTAGTATCATTAATAGGTATAGATGCAGGAAAGGATATTTCAAGAGAGAAGGAAGATGAATTAAGCAAGGACTCTTCTATGGAAGATCTTGAAAAGTTAAAAGTATCTTATTCATTTCCTAATATTGCAGACTTTTCACCAAGTAAGCCTACTATTCAAGGGGATATTTATTTTACGGCAAATACATATTCCATGGAAGGTGCTTTAAAGGAGGTTTGTGATTTTAGTAGTAGGAGTATTTATCTAGAACATGTTAGGGTGATATTAATAAGTAAAGATATCCTATCTTATCCTCATACAATGGTAGAAATATTAGATTATTTGGAAAGACAACCTAAGATTAATAGGAGAGCTTATGTTATTGTTACAGATAGCGATCCTGAAGAATTTATAAAGATAGTTCCCCCAATAGATAAGCATACTCAAATTAATATAACAGGTATTATGGAGAATAATGCAAGGAATGGATTTATGAAGCCAGTTACACTAAGCGAACTATTGATTAGTTTAGAAAAAAGTAATAGTGATGTAATACCATTTATGAAAATAGATAAACAAAAGAACGAATTTCTTTTAGATGGATCTACTGTAATTAAAGATTATGCTTTTAAAGGAAATTTGGACGTAAATGAAACATTAAGTTTAAATATACTAAATGGAAAGTTGAAAAGTGGTGTTAAGTCAGTAATTCAAGAGGGTCACCCTATAGATTTTGAAATTTATGGTTCAAAGAGAAGGACTAAAGCATATATAAAGGACCAACAATTAAATGTGGATATAAACATAAGGTTAGAAGGCGTAATAAAGTCAGCTTATTTAGGTAAAGAGGATTTTAATAAAGATTCATTAAAAGAACTTGAAGATAAAATTAGCGGATGCATGGAATATGATTGTAAAAAGGTATTAGATTATTTACAAAAAGAACTTAATGTAGATGTTATAGGAGTAAATGAATATATAGAAAAGTTTCAGCCTAAGATATGGAAGGATATTAAAGATGATCCTGAAGAGGCATTTTCTAAAGCTAAAATAAATATAAAAATAGATACATCAATAAGACGTGGAGGTATTACAAAATAACTTATGCTTATAAAGTTTTCTTTAGAATGGTCCAAAAGTTTATTTTAATTTGGATGATTTTTATTTTGTGTTGTAATTAATTATATTATGTGAATATTAATGATCTTAATGGCAATAATCAACTGTAAAGGGGTGAGGGTGTGAAAAAATATTTAGTGTTAATAATCATACTAATTTCAACGGTTGTAGGTTATTCGTTTTATGGACAAGGGTTAAATAAATTTGATGATTCAAATAGTGCATTAATAAAAGATAAGATGATTAGATTTCACGTAATAGCTAATAGTGATTCTATTGATGATCAAGATATAAAGTTAAAGGTAAGAGATAAGGTTTTAGAATATATATATCCTAAACTAGAGGGCTCTTCTGAAATAGATAAGTCTAGAGAGATATTAAAAGAAAATGATGAAGAAATAAAGAATATAGCATTAAAGGTATTAGAAGAAAATAACTATAATTATAAGGTTGAAAGTACCTTATCTAACGAAATATTTCCAGTGAAAAGTTATGGAAATATAACTTTGCCACAAGGAGAATATGAAGCATATAGAATAATCTTAGGAGATGGAAAGGGTCAAAATTGGTGGTGTGTAATGTTTCCACCCTTATGTTTTGTAGATATTACAAAGGGGGAAGTTTCCAATAAGGACACAGAAGATATAATGAAAAACACTTTAAGTGAAAAAGAATATGATATGGTAAAAAGAAAAGATAAAAGCAAGATTATATTCAAATCTAAAATTGGGGAAGTAGTAAAAGATATAAAAATTAAACAAAGTAAAAAATAAAAAAAGAAAGAAGCTAAATTAAATATTGAATTAGCTTCTTTTTTTTATTTAATCATATTTTTTATAAGGGAAATTATATCGTTGCCACCATTAGGTTTTGCAAAGGATTTACAATTAGTTTTCATAGTATTAAGTTTGTAAGGGTTTTTTATAAGCTCTTGTATTTTAGCTTTGCAATCTGTTCCTGTACCTAAATCTATAGCTAAATCATACTTAAGTAAGAATTCTGCATTCTTTTCTTCTTGACCTGGTATAGCAGAAAAGATAGCAAGTGGTAAATTAGATATAAGTGCCTCTGAAATGGTTAATCCACCTGGTTTTGTAATAAGAAGATCAGCACATTTCATAAAGTTGTTGATATCATCACTGAATCCAACTATTTTGGTTTTTTTATTAGAAAGCATAACTTGTTTTTTTAAAGAATTTAATAACTTTTTATTATTACCTGCTATAGCTATTATTTGAAAGTCAATAGGTATCTTTGATATTTGTTTATATACTTCTAATATTTTCCCCATACCAAGGCTTCCACCCATTAGTAATAGTGTGAATTTATTTGGATCAAGGTCTAAATCCGAAAGTATTTTAACGCTATCTTCATTGTGCAAAAAATCTGGGTGTACGGGTATGCCTAATGGAAAGACCTTATTGCTATCAACCCCTCTTAAGGCCATCTCTTTGCCCATTTCATCTGTAGCTACAACATAAGCATCTACATAAGGATGGATCCAAGAGTTATGGGGAGCGTAATCAGTCATGATAGTTATATTTGGTTTATGTAGTTTGTTCTTAGCTTTTAATATAGATAGCATACCTGTAGAAAAAGGGTGCGTAGATATTATTAAATCTGGATCAAATTTATTTATAAGAGTCAATACTTTGATTGACATAAGGGTATTAAACCTTTCACTTATAGTAGTTAAGCCTCCATCATTTTCTGTATAATTATAAAGCACCCCAAATATAGATGGATAAAGCCTTATACTCTTTAGGTAACTGCCAATTATAAGCTTATCTAAAAATGGATTGATATATTTTATTGTATCTATTATTTTCACTTCTGAGTTAGGTATATTTAATTCTGTATGCGTTTTTATAGCTTCAGCAGCATTTATATGGCCGCCACCAGCTGATACGGATAAAATCAATAGTTTCATTAATGCTCTCACCTTCAGTATCTTATGTTTTGTTTAAATCCTAGTTATAAGTATACAATACTTTTAAATTTCAGGGTATATAAAATAATAATTTATGATAGATTTAAATATATATTACTATGATTATAATATAAAGGAATAATAGTCGCAAATAACACAAATACTACCACCATATAGGAGGTAGATATTTATGAATATAAAAAACAATATAGTAAAGAAAAGAATTATATACACCTTGCTAGTTACTTTAATAGTGGTATTTTCAAGTACCTTTGCAATACTTATGACTTTAGAAAGGACTGATTATAGAAATTATCTTCAAGGACAATATAGTAAGAACATTTATGAACTTTTAACAGCAGTAGATAATATACAAGATAACCTTTCGAAATCTGCTGTAGTAGATGACAAAAATCAGAGAATGCTCATATTTGAGGAGATTTTTAGATATTCCACTATGGCATCGGATAGACTACATTCATTGCCTATACCCCAAGAAAGGGTTAATGAGACAAGTAAATTTTTAATTCAGGTTGGGGACTTTTGCTATACTCTTGTAAGGAATTCTGTAAGTGGTGAAGAAATTACAGAAGAACAATTAACTGCTATTGATGATCTTTCAGATCAATCTTATGAGTTAAGAGAAAATCTAAATGGGTTATTACAAGAAATAAATGAAGGAAAAGTAAAGTGGGGGGAAATAAGAAAGAAGGCTACAGGGGTTCTACCAAAAAGTGAGGAAGATGTTGTAGGAGAAAAGTTTCAAAATATACAAAAGCAAGTAGCACAATATCCTGCATTGATTTATGATGGACCATTTTCAGAAAACATATTAGAGATAGAGCCAAAGATAAATGAGGAGGAAGAAGTTTCTGTAGAGGAGGCTAAAGATTTTCTAAAGAAGGCTTTAGTAAATAGGGACATAAAAGACATAAAAGAAAAAGGCAGCGAAAGTAATACTAAAATAGAATCTTATGGATTTGATGTAACAGTGAATGGAAGGGATGACAAAGAAAATATAGTTTGTGATATATCTAAAAAGGGGGGCAAGGTTATTTATCTTATGGATAATAAAGCATTAAATAAACCCAATATAGACTTAGAGAAGTCTATAGAAATAGGGAAAGAATATTTAAAGTCTTTAGGATATGATAATATGGAACCTACATATACATTAAAATATGAAGACAATGTAACTATTAACTATGTATTTACTGTTGATGATATATTAGTTTATACAGATCAAATAAAACTTAAGATTGCATTAGATAATGGAGATATAATAGGTATGGAAGCTGATAAATATTTAGTTTCTCACACTAAAGATCGTAAGATTCCAACAATTAATATTAATGCTGATGAAGGAAAGAAAAACATAGGGAAACGACTAGAACTAAAAAATATAAAGTTAGTTATAGTTCCAGGAGAAATGAATAAAGAAAAGTTATGCTATGAGTATAGTGGAACCTATAGGGAAGATGAATATAAAGTATATGTAGATGCGGTTTCTGGAAACTTTGAGAGAATAATTAAGATAATTAATACAGCTAATGGAAAGCTTGCAATATAATCTTGGTAAATTTCATATACAATACTTAAATTTAAGTGCTTATATCTTAAAATATCTTGATATAATTATAAAGTTTAGCTAAAATATACGATATAAGATATATATGTGTTTATCCCTTTGCTTTATAGTATAAGGGATAAACAATATTAAATTTTATATATTGGTCTAATGAGATTTTTAAACTTTTAAGGAGTGAGGTTATGACAATAGCTCTAGCTATGATATCTGGAGGCTTAGACAGTATATTAGCGGCTAAGATAATTAAAGGACAAGGAATAGAGGTCATAGGAATTTGCTTTAAATCATATTTTTTTGATGAAGCAAAAGCTAAAGATATGTGTAAAACTATAGATATACCCCTGGTTGTTGTGGATTTTTCTAAAGAACATTTTAATATGTTAAAGAATCCTAAGCATGGTTATGGTAAAAATATGAATCCATGCATAGATTGCCATGCGATGATGATGAAGTACACAGGTGAGTTATTAGATAAGTATAAAGCAGATTTTATTATAACAGGTGAGGTTTTAAACCAAAGGCCTATGTCTCAAAATAAGCGATCTTTGGATATTGTTAAAAAAGAGTCTGGATTTAGCAATAAGATATTAAGACCCTTATGTGCATTAAATTTAGAACCTACAGATATGGAAACGGAAGGTTTAGTTAATAGAGAAGAATTGCTTGATATATCTGGAAGATCTAGGACAAGGCAGATGGAACTTGCAGAAACCTTTGGAATAAAAGATTATCCGTCTCCAGCAGGAGGCTGTAAACTTACAGAACCTAATTATTCTAAAAGATTAAAAGATTTGTTAAAATATAATGATAATCCTGATAACAAAGATATAGGTCTTTTAAGATATGGAAGGCATTTTAGGATGGGTAATAGTAAGATAATTGTATCTAGAACTAGAGATGAATCAACTTATATGAAAAAGCTGATTAAAAAAGAGGACTTTTTATTTTTCCCAAAGGATCATCCTGGATCTATGGTAATTTTAACAGGAGATAAAACTAATGAAGCAATAGAATTTGCAGCAAACATTTCTTTAAGGTATAGTAAAGGAAATACTGAGGAAAAGATTACTGTAAAGTATGGAAATTATGGAACAATTGCAAATAAATATATTGATGCTATTAATATAAATGATGAAAATATTAATGAATATAGTATTAATATTTAAATCAAAGTGAGGGATAAATATGAAAAAAAAGGCTATAATTTCGATTTTAAGTCATGAAATATTAAATAAAGATGATGCTATAGAAGTTGTAACACCGGGAGACTTCTATAAAAAGGAAGATGAGTATTTTGCAGTGTACGATGAAACAGAAATAAGTGGAATGGAAGGCACTACAACAACTCTTAAGATTTCTAAAGAAAAACTTTCACTACTAAGAGAAGGTACAACCAATGCGGAAATGCACTTTGATAAAAGTAATCAGTGTACAACATTGTATAACACACCTTATGGGGTTTTAGAGATAAAAATAGATACTGATGATTTAAAAATAGATGTTAATGATAAAGGTGGAGAAGTTTTTATAAAATACAATATGATTATAGCGGGTCAAGCCTCACAAAATACGGAACTTAAAATAAAAATAAAATCTTGAATCATAGTTTAAATAAAAGAAGATGAGATTTGATTAAAAAAATCCATCTTTTTTTGCGTAATAATATATTTTTTATATAAAGGATTAAATTAATTAATTTTGGATAGAATCTAAGGTGTCTTAAAATAGCAGGTAGGAGATGGATATATGGAATATAAAGATTTAAGAAGATACCAATATGAGAAAATAATACAAATTTTATGTCAGTACAATAATATTGATGAAAATGATATTATTCCATTATTAAGAGATAAAGAATGTAAATATTTACTTTTATTATTACTAAAAAGCAATAAATGCACAGATGAGGTTATTTTAGAAGAAATCATGTCTCTTAAGACTAAAACATCTATACAATATAACTTTAAGAAAGCAGAAGAAAAGTTATATGTTAACAAGGATTTTAGAGAAAAGTATTTTGAGATTCAAAGAATAATAAAAGAGATAATATAGGATATATATAATAACTAATTTTATACAGAGTAAAATTAATAATAAATTAAAAGTTTTAATTATTATAGAGGATTTAAGTGGCTTGTAGAGAATTTATTTAATTAGGTAGTGATGAAAAGGTATATGGAGGTGGAGTCATTATGTGTAATACTGAAGTATCAATAGCATTTAAAAATCCCGATAATACGATTACAAAGATAGATACAAATATTTTTGAACTAAAGCAACTAGATAAGAAATACTATGAGGGAACCATTATAATAAATAAAAACAAAAAGATGTTATATATAAGTATGAAATGCTCATTTTGTAATAAGTTTCATGGTTATAATTATAAGATTAAAGAAATTTTATATAAGGATTTAATTATAGGAGGTTGTAAAAATAGTGGTAATTTTATATTACTTATAGGGAAAAAAGAAATGATTTATAATATTATTAAAGAACATAGCGATATTAATAATAAAATTTACTCAACTATATAAATATAGTTGTTATGAAGAGTTATTTTAAAGAGGTAAATTTAAAAGATTCATAAAATTGTTATAAGTTTAAATTGTTTTAGACTTATAACTTGACGTTGTC
It includes:
- a CDS encoding ribose-5-phosphate isomerase, with the protein product MEYKDLRRYQYEKIIQILCQYNNIDENDIIPLLRDKECKYLLLLLLKSNKCTDEVILEEIMSLKTKTSIQYNFKKAEEKLYVNKDFREKYFEIQRIIKEII
- a CDS encoding MGDG synthase family glycosyltransferase, producing MKLLILSVSAGGGHINAAEAIKTHTELNIPNSEVKIIDTIKYINPFLDKLIIGSYLKSIRLYPSIFGVLYNYTENDGGLTTISERFNTLMSIKVLTLINKFDPDLIISTHPFSTGMLSILKAKNKLHKPNITIMTDYAPHNSWIHPYVDAYVVATDEMGKEMALRGVDSNKVFPLGIPVHPDFLHNEDSVKILSDLDLDPNKFTLLLMGGSLGMGKILEVYKQISKIPIDFQIIAIAGNNKKLLNSLKKQVMLSNKKTKIVGFSDDINNFMKCADLLITKPGGLTISEALISNLPLAIFSAIPGQEEKNAEFLLKYDLAIDLGTGTDCKAKIQELIKNPYKLNTMKTNCKSFAKPNGGNDIISLIKNMIK
- a CDS encoding DUF814 domain-containing protein, coding for MTIALAMISGGLDSILAAKIIKGQGIEVIGICFKSYFFDEAKAKDMCKTIDIPLVVVDFSKEHFNMLKNPKHGYGKNMNPCIDCHAMMMKYTGELLDKYKADFIITGEVLNQRPMSQNKRSLDIVKKESGFSNKILRPLCALNLEPTDMETEGLVNREELLDISGRSRTRQMELAETFGIKDYPSPAGGCKLTEPNYSKRLKDLLKYNDNPDNKDIGLLRYGRHFRMGNSKIIVSRTRDESTYMKKLIKKEDFLFFPKDHPGSMVILTGDKTNEAIEFAANISLRYSKGNTEEKITVKYGNYGTIANKYIDAININDENINEYSINI
- a CDS encoding DUF1934 domain-containing protein, which gives rise to MKKKAIISILSHEILNKDDAIEVVTPGDFYKKEDEYFAVYDETEISGMEGTTTTLKISKEKLSLLREGTTNAEMHFDKSNQCTTLYNTPYGVLEIKIDTDDLKIDVNDKGGEVFIKYNMIIAGQASQNTELKIKIKS
- the ypeB gene encoding germination protein YpeB, translated to MNIKNNIVKKRIIYTLLVTLIVVFSSTFAILMTLERTDYRNYLQGQYSKNIYELLTAVDNIQDNLSKSAVVDDKNQRMLIFEEIFRYSTMASDRLHSLPIPQERVNETSKFLIQVGDFCYTLVRNSVSGEEITEEQLTAIDDLSDQSYELRENLNGLLQEINEGKVKWGEIRKKATGVLPKSEEDVVGEKFQNIQKQVAQYPALIYDGPFSENILEIEPKINEEEEVSVEEAKDFLKKALVNRDIKDIKEKGSESNTKIESYGFDVTVNGRDDKENIVCDISKKGGKVIYLMDNKALNKPNIDLEKSIEIGKEYLKSLGYDNMEPTYTLKYEDNVTINYVFTVDDILVYTDQIKLKIALDNGDIIGMEADKYLVSHTKDRKIPTININADEGKKNIGKRLELKNIKLVIVPGEMNKEKLCYEYSGTYREDEYKVYVDAVSGNFERIIKIINTANGKLAI